A window from Aliamphritea hakodatensis encodes these proteins:
- a CDS encoding sugar transferase, whose translation MNMTINTTSRSATPATVRTHQASYSALNSYVPKTVLLAKRAMDIAVAATGLLACAFLLPVIALAIKLDSPGPVIFRQLRIGHAEASFTHLFWMYKFRTMRVDAEAASGAVWATKGDPRVTALGRFLRKTRLDELPQLFNVLRGDMSLIGPRPERPGFYQKLETAIPFFAERTFGLKPGITGLAQVNQGYDRDIEDVRSKVGYDHAYALSLSSFITWLSTDLRIMVQTVAVMVCGRGQ comes from the coding sequence ATGAATATGACAATCAATACAACTTCACGTAGCGCTACCCCAGCAACTGTCCGTACTCATCAGGCCAGTTATTCAGCGCTGAACAGTTATGTGCCTAAAACCGTTCTGCTTGCCAAGCGGGCCATGGACATTGCAGTTGCCGCCACCGGCCTGCTGGCCTGCGCTTTCCTGCTGCCGGTCATTGCGCTGGCCATCAAACTGGACTCCCCCGGTCCGGTGATCTTCCGTCAGCTGCGCATCGGCCATGCTGAAGCCAGTTTCACCCATCTGTTCTGGATGTATAAATTCCGCACCATGCGGGTAGATGCTGAAGCCGCCAGTGGCGCAGTATGGGCAACCAAAGGTGATCCGCGGGTAACCGCGCTGGGCCGTTTTCTGCGCAAAACCCGTCTGGATGAACTGCCACAGCTGTTCAATGTATTACGGGGCGATATGTCCCTGATCGGTCCGCGCCCGGAACGTCCCGGTTTTTATCAGAAACTGGAAACAGCGATTCCCTTCTTTGCGGAACGTACCTTTGGCCTGAAACCGGGTATTACCGGTCTGGCGCAGGTCAATCAGGGCTATGACCGGGACATTGAAGATGTCCGCTCAAAAGTGGGCTACGACCACGCCTATGCCCTGAGCCTGAGCAGCTTCATTACCTGGCTGAGTACTGACCTGCGCATCATGGTGCAAACCGTGGCAGTGATGGTCTGTGGCCGGGGCCAGTAA
- a CDS encoding glycosyltransferase: MNIDMLVFGEDWGEHPSSTQHLITQLLPEQQILWINSLGLRRPRLNRADLRRAWQKVSRMMGQPGQQQLTTNGPAVASSLPEQLQIVNPRAISWPGNPLARSLSRQLLTRQLLPMLSGSDRQAKKAPLLWTSLPSAVDVVGKLNERACVYYCCDDFAALDGVDHGPVSKMEQELAGKSQLIITASSKLAAKFPDHKTWLLPHGVDTGLFSTPAPRAEDLPSEGPVAGFYGSLAGWFDQQLFAVLAKLLPHWTFVLIGPAKTDISTLLAQPNIRWLGSKPHHELPRYSQHWDVSLLPFLQNPQIKACNPLKLREYLAAGSPIVSTNFPALDGYRDLVKVSDCAAGFAEELEVIYCSRQDLNALRMIRQQRVEKESWQQRGQELKGLLDAL; this comes from the coding sequence ATGAATATTGATATGTTAGTGTTTGGTGAAGACTGGGGCGAGCATCCAAGCAGCACCCAGCACCTGATCACCCAGTTACTGCCAGAACAGCAAATCCTGTGGATCAACTCGCTGGGGCTGCGCCGTCCGCGCCTCAACCGTGCAGATCTGCGCCGGGCCTGGCAAAAAGTCAGCAGAATGATGGGGCAGCCCGGCCAGCAGCAACTGACAACCAACGGCCCGGCAGTGGCAAGCAGCCTGCCGGAGCAGCTGCAGATCGTCAATCCGCGGGCGATTTCCTGGCCCGGTAACCCGCTGGCCCGCAGCCTCAGCCGCCAGCTGCTGACCCGCCAACTGCTGCCAATGCTGTCCGGTTCTGACCGGCAGGCAAAGAAGGCACCGCTGTTATGGACCTCTCTGCCATCCGCCGTCGACGTTGTCGGCAAGCTGAATGAGCGGGCCTGTGTCTACTATTGCTGCGATGATTTCGCCGCGCTGGACGGGGTTGATCACGGCCCGGTCAGTAAAATGGAACAGGAGCTGGCCGGCAAAAGCCAGCTGATTATCACCGCCAGCTCAAAACTGGCGGCTAAATTTCCTGATCATAAAACCTGGTTACTTCCCCACGGCGTGGATACCGGCCTGTTCAGCACCCCGGCCCCCCGTGCCGAAGACCTGCCCAGCGAAGGTCCGGTCGCCGGCTTCTACGGTTCACTGGCTGGCTGGTTCGATCAGCAACTGTTTGCGGTGCTGGCAAAACTGCTGCCCCACTGGACCTTTGTGTTGATTGGCCCGGCAAAAACGGATATTTCGACCCTGCTGGCCCAGCCCAATATTCGCTGGCTGGGCAGCAAACCCCATCACGAACTGCCCCGTTACAGCCAGCACTGGGATGTCAGCCTGCTGCCGTTCCTGCAGAATCCGCAGATTAAAGCCTGTAACCCGCTCAAACTGCGGGAATATCTGGCCGCAGGCAGCCCTATTGTCAGTACCAATTTCCCGGCACTGGACGGTTACCGGGACCTGGTCAAAGTCAGCGACTGCGCCGCCGGGTTTGCGGAAGAACTGGAAGTGATTTACTGCAGCCGGCAGGATCTGAACGCCCTGCGGATGATCCGCCAGCAACGGGTCGAAAAAGAAAGCTGGCAGCAGCGTGGTCAGGAACTCAAAGGCCTGTTAGACGCGCTGTAA
- a CDS encoding SLBB domain-containing protein, with the protein MKRLMILLLAMTSLLTALSLQAGTPELRPGDLLQIKFPGESSFDKPFQLDHQGSINLPETGPLNLNGQSISEARELIRATLAVIYRDLDNLDLVLMERRLSVIVLGYVKTPGPVDLPLRSNVQMAINHAGGLAQGAQLDKLQIRRNGKLIEFDYKHYLDSGNLSVLPKLQPMDTIFVPASPLIGNVQVEFDARTLTASGDAGEGDTAIKVFGEVHRPGTFAFKGTPSVMDMIMRAGGVTRYAGIEQIRVIHNGQPFPFNMREYLDTGNQELLPEILAGDTIFIPQASDQVQGGARTVYVMGEVFKPGAMEMKEESSFYDLLATAGGPTRFAETRQIRILRADGAVEPFDLQGYIDGQKRGQIPSINPGDAILVPEKSDMNEKSWLDIHPNRAIRIIGAVNRPGRYEWAPEMTLMDLIAHAGGPLAGADTAHLQVLTASHKKGKRHMTESIAFDLKRFLDKGGDIRQIPRIHAGDTVVVPELPKDPNDNRSQWVRQSSERSIYIFGQVGAPGRYAFNDELNFLDILSAAQGPTARADLSNVRITHRGSGSDEVTHLNLHNYFHTGDETMLPMVSTEDVIFIPERDRAWLEKPKETVVRVLGAVQRPGRYSFDSNMTILDLLAEAGGPQNNALQDRILVVNRIDGEAHSRLFDLVAFAKTGDYSKLPVLQAGDTLYVPSREQSNWHRFVSTLQESVTVISFAKLLGL; encoded by the coding sequence ATGAAACGCTTAATGATTTTGCTGCTGGCGATGACCAGCCTGCTCACCGCCCTGAGCCTCCAAGCCGGGACCCCCGAACTGCGTCCGGGGGATCTGCTACAGATCAAATTTCCCGGTGAAAGCAGCTTCGATAAGCCGTTTCAGCTGGATCATCAGGGCAGCATTAACCTGCCTGAAACCGGCCCGCTGAACCTCAACGGTCAGAGCATCAGCGAAGCCCGGGAACTGATCCGGGCCACGTTGGCGGTTATCTACCGGGATCTGGACAACCTTGATCTGGTGCTGATGGAACGCCGCCTGAGCGTCATCGTGCTGGGCTATGTAAAAACCCCGGGACCGGTTGATCTGCCCCTGCGCTCAAACGTGCAGATGGCGATTAACCATGCCGGCGGTCTGGCACAGGGTGCCCAGCTGGATAAGCTGCAGATCCGCCGTAACGGTAAGCTGATCGAGTTCGATTACAAGCATTATCTGGACAGCGGTAACCTGTCGGTACTGCCAAAACTGCAGCCGATGGATACTATTTTTGTTCCCGCGTCTCCCCTGATTGGTAACGTCCAGGTAGAGTTCGACGCCCGTACTCTGACCGCTTCCGGTGACGCCGGCGAAGGTGATACCGCCATCAAGGTATTCGGTGAAGTGCACCGTCCGGGCACCTTCGCTTTCAAAGGCACCCCTTCAGTGATGGATATGATCATGCGCGCCGGCGGCGTAACCCGCTACGCCGGCATAGAGCAGATCCGGGTGATTCATAACGGCCAGCCTTTCCCGTTTAACATGCGCGAATATCTGGATACCGGTAATCAGGAGCTCTTGCCGGAGATCCTTGCGGGCGACACCATCTTCATTCCGCAAGCATCTGATCAGGTGCAGGGCGGCGCCCGTACGGTTTACGTCATGGGTGAGGTGTTCAAACCCGGTGCCATGGAAATGAAAGAAGAAAGCAGCTTTTATGACCTGCTGGCCACTGCCGGTGGCCCGACCCGCTTTGCTGAAACCCGTCAGATCCGTATTCTGCGGGCCGACGGCGCAGTGGAACCCTTCGACCTGCAGGGTTACATCGACGGTCAGAAACGCGGCCAGATCCCAAGCATTAACCCCGGTGATGCCATTCTGGTACCGGAAAAATCTGACATGAACGAGAAGAGCTGGCTGGACATTCATCCCAACCGTGCCATCCGTATTATCGGTGCGGTGAACCGTCCGGGCCGCTATGAGTGGGCACCGGAAATGACCCTGATGGATCTGATCGCCCACGCCGGTGGTCCGCTGGCCGGCGCCGATACCGCCCACCTGCAGGTACTGACCGCCAGCCACAAAAAAGGCAAGCGTCATATGACCGAGTCCATTGCATTTGACCTGAAACGTTTCCTGGATAAAGGCGGTGACATCCGTCAGATTCCACGGATTCATGCCGGCGATACTGTGGTGGTACCGGAACTGCCAAAAGACCCTAATGACAACCGCTCGCAGTGGGTGCGTCAGTCCAGCGAGCGTTCTATCTACATCTTCGGACAGGTCGGTGCACCGGGCCGCTACGCCTTCAACGACGAGCTGAATTTTCTGGACATTCTGTCTGCGGCCCAGGGGCCAACCGCCCGGGCTGATCTGTCTAACGTGCGCATTACTCACCGGGGCAGCGGCAGCGATGAAGTTACCCATCTGAACCTGCACAACTACTTCCACACCGGTGACGAAACCATGCTGCCAATGGTGAGCACCGAGGATGTCATCTTCATCCCTGAACGTGACCGTGCCTGGTTAGAAAAGCCGAAGGAAACCGTTGTCCGGGTACTGGGTGCCGTGCAGCGCCCCGGCCGTTACAGCTTCGACAGCAACATGACCATTCTGGATCTGCTGGCTGAAGCCGGTGGCCCGCAAAACAACGCCCTGCAGGACCGCATTCTGGTGGTCAACCGGATCGACGGC
- a CDS encoding STAS domain-containing protein, whose translation MTTPATSNPMLCINLSGDFDALAVEELRSEFDSLSEQQQDVIIDMQDVTFIDSSGIGAIVFLFKRLRSQDLNLSITGVHGQPLELMRYLRIDKCISLFEQQDQA comes from the coding sequence ATGACAACTCCAGCCACTTCAAATCCGATGCTTTGCATCAACCTCAGCGGAGACTTCGACGCCCTGGCCGTTGAAGAACTGCGCAGCGAATTCGACAGCCTGAGTGAACAGCAGCAGGACGTCATCATCGACATGCAGGACGTTACCTTTATCGACTCTTCCGGTATAGGTGCCATCGTCTTCCTGTTCAAGCGCCTGCGCAGTCAGGACCTGAATCTGTCGATTACCGGCGTACACGGTCAGCCCCTTGAGCTGATGCGTTATCTGCGCATCGATAAATGCATCAGCCTGTTTGAACAACAGGATCAGGCGTAA
- a CDS encoding glycosyltransferase translates to MRQVIIQLVQHLRPGGIETMALDLLSHISTLDTHCETHIVSLEGTAEQALAAWPRLKPYSQKLHFLNKPAGLRPDAVIALSGLLKQLQATAIHTHHIGPLLYGGMAAKLAGLKVHVHTEHDAWHLNARANRRLQRMLIGLLKPTLVADCEAVASVLTRYFPRSQPQVILNGIDTRKFTPVHPDEQCLKKAKFNLPQYGTLIGCAARLETVKGHQFLLEAFSRLHPRFILALAGDGSLREELQASAERLGISNRVYFLGALDDMTSFYQAIDIFCLPSLNEGLPLSPLEAQASGVPVVITDVGGCSSIVCKNSGVLVPPGDAAALESGILSCQHRSSQFTPRKFVLANANLENTARAYFSLLQLGGAS, encoded by the coding sequence ATGCGTCAGGTCATCATTCAACTGGTACAACACCTGCGTCCCGGCGGCATCGAAACCATGGCGCTGGACCTGTTAAGCCATATCAGTACGCTGGATACACACTGCGAAACCCACATTGTCAGCCTTGAGGGTACTGCGGAACAGGCCCTGGCTGCCTGGCCACGTCTGAAACCTTACAGCCAGAAGCTGCACTTTCTGAATAAACCGGCGGGGCTGCGTCCGGATGCGGTCATTGCCCTGTCCGGTCTGCTGAAGCAGCTGCAGGCCACCGCCATTCACACCCATCATATCGGCCCGTTACTCTATGGCGGTATGGCCGCCAAACTGGCCGGGCTGAAAGTGCACGTACATACCGAACATGATGCCTGGCACCTGAATGCCCGGGCTAACCGTCGCTTACAGCGGATGCTGATCGGCCTGCTTAAACCGACACTGGTGGCCGACTGCGAAGCGGTTGCCAGCGTTTTGACCCGCTATTTTCCCCGCAGCCAGCCACAGGTCATTCTGAACGGCATTGATACCCGTAAATTCACCCCGGTGCACCCGGATGAACAGTGTCTGAAGAAGGCAAAATTTAACCTGCCCCAGTATGGCACCCTGATCGGCTGTGCCGCCCGGCTGGAAACCGTGAAGGGTCATCAGTTTCTGCTGGAAGCCTTCAGCCGGCTGCATCCGCGCTTTATTCTGGCGCTGGCCGGCGACGGCTCCCTGCGGGAAGAACTGCAGGCCAGCGCAGAACGGCTGGGCATCAGCAACCGGGTCTATTTTCTCGGTGCGCTGGACGACATGACCAGTTTTTATCAGGCCATTGATATCTTCTGTCTGCCCTCACTGAACGAAGGCCTGCCCCTGTCACCTCTGGAAGCACAGGCCAGCGGAGTACCTGTGGTGATCACCGACGTGGGTGGCTGCAGCAGCATCGTCTGTAAAAACAGCGGTGTACTGGTACCTCCCGGCGATGCAGCTGCGCTGGAAAGCGGCATTCTCAGCTGTCAGCACCGCAGCAGCCAGTTTACCCCGCGCAAATTCGTTCTTGCCAACGCCAACCTGGAGAACACTGCCCGGGCTTACTTCTCACTGCTGCAGTTAGGAGGTGCGTCATGA
- a CDS encoding GumC family protein, whose amino-acid sequence MLRSTLIRNIASLLWAGWRRRYLIMLPILVMPVLGAVVGVISPKKYTTSTTILFQEAAQHNPFLEDLSIATNLKGRMEALNALLHSRHILAGVAWKMKLLDEDMDEQEKATIISELSKSLKCKLVGENLIRITYTAADKTTMKETLSTVSMFFVERVLAPQRSSIAQSETFLAKELEQRSKDLITAETALAEYKNRFASELPTLHSANVARLSALKGLLGERRIELDGAKAAQASLAIRLSQTNPVVGKIEEAVVNVMAELTQLRARYTDNHSKVQSVLAHLRSLEKERNRVMAATRSLDTKSLDREQLERLWALATSNGQDAGPHTPHMLLVSQLERLQKADDHIQRLEKEVSSLTDEISKLQDRVNEFGQHERRLNELNRNIQIRQKVYHDLAERYELAQVTGSLGKNEENERVKLIDPPYEPLAPSNLPLIAFILAGLFGGIGLGFGLATVVELLDTSIRRRDTLSEMLAVPVLARIPVQPANNHSENPFSQSGS is encoded by the coding sequence ATGCTACGCAGCACACTGATTCGTAACATCGCCAGCCTGCTATGGGCCGGATGGCGACGCCGTTACCTGATCATGCTACCGATACTGGTGATGCCGGTACTGGGTGCTGTGGTGGGGGTCATTTCTCCTAAGAAATACACCACCTCCACCACCATCCTGTTCCAGGAAGCGGCGCAGCATAACCCGTTTCTTGAAGACCTCTCCATTGCCACCAACCTCAAAGGCCGCATGGAAGCCCTGAACGCCCTGCTGCACAGCCGTCATATCCTGGCCGGTGTTGCCTGGAAAATGAAGCTGCTTGATGAAGACATGGATGAGCAGGAGAAAGCGACCATCATCAGTGAATTGTCCAAGTCGCTGAAATGTAAACTGGTGGGTGAAAACCTGATCCGGATTACCTATACCGCGGCAGATAAAACCACTATGAAAGAAACCCTGTCTACGGTGAGCATGTTTTTTGTCGAACGGGTACTGGCACCGCAGCGTTCATCCATCGCCCAGTCTGAAACCTTTCTGGCCAAAGAACTGGAACAACGCAGTAAAGATCTGATTACCGCCGAAACCGCACTGGCGGAATATAAAAACCGCTTCGCCAGTGAGTTACCTACCCTGCACTCTGCCAATGTTGCCCGTTTATCAGCGCTTAAAGGCCTGCTGGGTGAGCGCCGCATTGAACTGGACGGCGCCAAAGCCGCTCAGGCCAGCCTGGCGATCCGACTGTCGCAGACCAATCCGGTGGTCGGTAAAATCGAAGAAGCCGTCGTCAATGTGATGGCGGAACTGACCCAGTTACGGGCCCGTTATACCGACAATCACAGCAAGGTTCAGAGTGTGCTGGCGCACCTGCGTTCCCTGGAGAAAGAACGCAACCGGGTCATGGCCGCTACCCGCAGTCTGGACACCAAAAGCCTGGACCGTGAACAACTGGAACGCCTCTGGGCGCTGGCTACCTCTAACGGTCAGGATGCCGGCCCTCACACCCCGCACATGTTACTGGTATCCCAGTTGGAACGTTTACAGAAAGCCGACGACCACATTCAGCGGCTGGAGAAAGAAGTCTCTTCCCTGACAGACGAGATCAGCAAGCTGCAGGACCGGGTAAATGAATTCGGTCAGCACGAGCGTCGCCTGAATGAGCTAAACCGGAACATTCAGATCCGCCAGAAGGTTTACCACGACCTGGCCGAGCGTTATGAGCTGGCACAGGTCACCGGTTCCCTTGGCAAAAACGAAGAAAATGAGCGGGTAAAACTGATCGACCCGCCTTATGAACCACTGGCTCCCAGCAACCTGCCCCTGATCGCTTTTATCCTTGCAGGCCTGTTTGGCGGTATCGGTCTGGGCTTTGGGCTGGCCACTGTGGTTGAACTGCTGGATACCAGCATCCGCCGCCGCGACACCCTCAGTGAGATGCTCGCCGTGCCGGTACTGGCCCGGATTCCGGTTCAGCCTGCAAACAATCATTCAGAAAACCCGTTCAGCCAGTCCGGCTCATAA
- a CDS encoding glycosyltransferase family 2 protein — protein sequence MNTLLLTLLFTLLAVCWGLIIYHHLLYPWLLGRLGGRHTRRDDTAPARPDWQPTISLVIPAYNEAAVIADKIRNVASLDYPADKLQLIIACDGCTDATADIARRTAREPECRQLPVHIQDFRENRGKVAVLNDIISQLDCDIVALSDASALISIDALLQASHAFQDNETGFVAATYKLLNPGSQGEADYWQYQTRIKCNEANLGSPVGVHGALYFFRRTLFRPLPADTINDDFILPMQMVMAGYKGVYLLDIVALELEEASLQMDEKRRVRIAAGNLQQLLRLARLTLPRYKGTAFTFVSGKALRALMPAILAVQWLLCCLLATESQMLLALSILQPLGFACAALSKQLPAGMLPGKIETLFYLANGYRASFTGMFRYCVGLERGCWKSVSKDTR from the coding sequence ATGAATACCCTGTTACTCACCCTGTTGTTCACCTTACTGGCAGTTTGCTGGGGGCTGATCATCTATCACCACCTGCTGTATCCGTGGCTGCTTGGCCGGCTGGGTGGCAGGCATACCCGCCGGGACGACACGGCACCGGCCAGACCAGACTGGCAGCCAACCATCAGCCTGGTGATTCCTGCCTACAACGAAGCAGCGGTGATCGCGGATAAAATCCGCAACGTCGCCAGCCTGGATTACCCGGCAGACAAACTGCAGCTGATCATTGCCTGTGACGGTTGCACTGACGCGACTGCCGACATTGCCCGCCGGACGGCCCGGGAACCCGAATGTCGCCAGTTACCGGTACATATTCAGGACTTCCGTGAAAATCGCGGCAAAGTCGCCGTCCTTAACGACATTATCAGCCAGCTTGATTGCGACATTGTTGCCCTGAGTGATGCCTCAGCACTGATCTCCATTGATGCCCTGCTGCAAGCCAGCCATGCCTTTCAGGACAATGAAACCGGTTTTGTGGCTGCCACCTATAAACTGCTGAATCCCGGCAGCCAGGGTGAAGCTGACTACTGGCAGTACCAAACCCGAATCAAGTGTAACGAAGCGAATCTGGGCAGCCCGGTTGGCGTACACGGTGCACTCTATTTTTTCCGCCGCACACTATTCAGACCGTTACCCGCCGACACTATCAATGATGATTTTATTCTGCCCATGCAGATGGTGATGGCCGGTTACAAAGGGGTTTACCTGCTGGACATTGTTGCCCTTGAACTGGAAGAAGCCAGCCTGCAAATGGATGAAAAACGCCGGGTACGCATCGCCGCCGGTAACCTGCAACAACTGTTACGTCTGGCCCGACTGACACTGCCACGCTACAAAGGCACCGCCTTTACCTTTGTCTCAGGTAAAGCGTTGCGGGCACTGATGCCGGCCATTCTGGCGGTGCAGTGGTTACTGTGCTGCCTGCTGGCCACTGAGTCACAGATGCTGCTGGCCCTGAGCATTCTGCAACCACTGGGATTTGCCTGTGCAGCCCTGAGCAAACAACTGCCGGCAGGCATGCTGCCGGGCAAGATTGAAACCCTGTTTTATCTGGCAAACGGCTATCGCGCCAGCTTCACCGGCATGTTCCGCTATTGCGTCGGCCTGGAGCGCGGTTGCTGGAAGTCTGTCAGCAAAGATACCCGGTAA
- the glmS gene encoding glutamine--fructose-6-phosphate transaminase (isomerizing), translating to MCGIVGSISHSNVVPELLDGLSNIEYRGYDSAGISVQTDAGISTVKQTGKLQALRDLLSQQLVSGNAGIGHTRWATHGEPNTRNAHPHTNDHVAVVHNGIIENHHELRQWLNAEGFIFRSQTDTEVIPHLISYYYSRCSDPAQALNQALERLQGAFALGVLFNDDAEHIYAARRGSPLVLGCGEAEMSLGSDTMALGNGASQVIYMEEGDQACLGQRDIELVDAFGRTVSRKRVDNDIDHEQTGKQNHSFYMHKEIHEQPDTVARTLVHSYHLKNQLELDFMEIDRLSIIACGTSYYAAMVAKYWFEQLAALPVDIDVASEFRYRSPLMSNHGLAVFISQSGETADTLAALKYARSYKQQTLAVVNVAASSIAREADMSVQTQAGPEIGVASTKAFTAQLSVLGSLAIQAAQQRRQFSPEMARAAFTTLASVPQKLEQILSMESQLEAIGNSLADARDAYFIGRGSSYPIAMEGALKLKEISYIHAEGFGAGELKHGPIALIESGVPVFVIAPNNDLLEKTLSNMQEVVARGGRCILLGDKHSIKACGDDPVECIEIPESDPFTSPLLYVTALQLIAYYAALAKGTDVDQPRNLAKSVTVE from the coding sequence ATGTGTGGAATTGTCGGATCTATCAGTCATTCAAACGTCGTCCCTGAACTGCTGGATGGCCTGAGCAACATTGAATACCGCGGCTATGACTCAGCCGGCATTTCTGTACAGACAGACGCCGGTATCTCAACCGTAAAGCAAACCGGAAAACTGCAGGCCCTGCGGGATCTGCTCAGCCAACAGCTGGTCAGCGGGAACGCCGGAATCGGCCATACCCGCTGGGCAACCCACGGCGAGCCGAATACCCGGAATGCCCATCCCCATACCAATGATCATGTGGCGGTGGTACATAACGGTATCATCGAAAACCATCATGAACTGCGCCAGTGGCTGAATGCTGAAGGCTTTATTTTCCGCAGCCAGACTGACACCGAAGTGATCCCCCACCTGATCAGCTATTACTACAGCCGCTGCAGTGATCCTGCTCAGGCCCTTAATCAGGCGCTGGAACGGTTACAGGGCGCCTTCGCGCTGGGTGTGCTGTTCAATGACGATGCCGAACATATTTATGCAGCCCGCCGCGGCAGCCCGCTGGTACTGGGCTGCGGCGAGGCTGAGATGAGCCTGGGTTCAGACACCATGGCGCTGGGCAACGGCGCTTCGCAGGTCATTTACATGGAAGAAGGTGATCAGGCCTGCCTGGGACAACGGGACATAGAACTGGTGGATGCCTTCGGCCGTACCGTCAGCCGTAAACGGGTGGATAACGACATCGACCATGAGCAGACCGGCAAACAGAACCACAGTTTCTATATGCATAAGGAAATCCACGAACAGCCGGATACTGTGGCCCGCACCCTGGTCCACAGCTATCACCTGAAGAATCAGCTGGAGCTGGATTTCATGGAAATCGACCGCCTCAGCATCATCGCCTGCGGTACTTCCTATTACGCCGCCATGGTGGCCAAGTACTGGTTTGAGCAGTTGGCCGCCCTGCCGGTGGATATCGACGTCGCCTCGGAATTCCGTTACCGCTCACCCTTGATGAGCAACCACGGGCTGGCGGTGTTTATTTCCCAGTCCGGTGAAACCGCCGATACCCTGGCCGCCCTGAAATACGCCCGCAGCTATAAACAGCAAACGCTGGCGGTGGTCAACGTTGCTGCCAGCAGCATCGCCCGTGAAGCGGATATGTCGGTTCAGACCCAGGCGGGGCCGGAAATCGGCGTGGCGTCCACCAAAGCTTTTACCGCACAGCTGAGTGTGTTGGGCAGCCTGGCCATTCAGGCTGCGCAGCAACGGCGTCAGTTTTCGCCGGAAATGGCCCGGGCAGCGTTCACCACTCTCGCCAGCGTACCGCAGAAACTGGAGCAGATTCTCAGTATGGAAAGCCAGCTTGAGGCCATTGGTAACAGTCTGGCTGATGCCCGCGACGCCTACTTCATTGGCCGGGGCAGCAGCTACCCAATCGCCATGGAAGGTGCGCTGAAACTGAAGGAAATCAGTTATATCCATGCCGAGGGCTTCGGGGCCGGTGAACTCAAACACGGGCCGATTGCGCTGATCGAAAGCGGCGTGCCGGTATTCGTGATCGCGCCGAACAATGATCTGCTGGAAAAAACCCTTTCCAACATGCAGGAAGTGGTTGCCCGGGGGGGCCGCTGCATCCTGCTCGGCGATAAGCACAGCATTAAAGCCTGTGGCGATGATCCGGTGGAATGCATCGAGATACCGGAGTCTGACCCCTTTACCAGCCCGCTGCTGTACGTCACTGCCCTGCAGCTGATTGCCTATTACGCGGCACTGGCAAAGGGTACCGATGTCGACCAGCCCCGTAATCTGGCCAAATCCGTCACGGTTGAATAA
- a CDS encoding acyltransferase, whose translation MNTLHNVKRWVKATRHPLGTVIRGLHTGWREFEIPALYPVYKPLRLLHQTLNQLASETARILYWTPMFRTRLRHGPQGLGNQLYLFGGMPLVQGNLIIEMGRHCRLSGQTTFSGRWRSEQTPMLIIGNNVGISWQTTIAVGGKVVLGDNVRMGGRCFLAGYPGHPLDPVARAKGLPDTDDQVGDIILEPDVWLGSGVTVMKGVTIGAGTVVATGSVVTHDLPAGVIAAGMPARVIKAISCPEQAVAEKEALLSKESREENRAHLLTEEDVA comes from the coding sequence ATGAATACACTGCATAACGTAAAGCGCTGGGTTAAAGCCACCCGTCACCCGCTGGGTACGGTGATTCGCGGACTGCATACCGGTTGGCGTGAGTTTGAAATTCCGGCGCTGTACCCCGTATATAAGCCTCTGCGCCTGCTGCATCAGACACTCAATCAGCTGGCCAGCGAAACCGCCCGGATTCTGTACTGGACGCCCATGTTCCGCACCCGTCTGCGCCACGGTCCGCAGGGCCTTGGCAACCAGCTGTATCTGTTCGGCGGTATGCCGCTGGTACAGGGCAACCTGATCATTGAAATGGGCCGTCACTGCCGGCTCAGCGGCCAGACTACCTTCAGCGGCCGCTGGCGCAGCGAACAAACCCCGATGCTGATCATTGGCAATAACGTGGGTATCTCATGGCAAACCACCATTGCTGTTGGCGGCAAGGTGGTACTGGGTGACAACGTAAGAATGGGCGGCCGCTGTTTTCTGGCCGGCTATCCGGGCCACCCGCTGGATCCGGTAGCCCGGGCCAAAGGCCTGCCGGATACCGATGATCAGGTCGGTGACATCATTCTGGAGCCGGATGTCTGGCTGGGCTCAGGGGTCACGGTGATGAAAGGGGTCACCATCGGTGCCGGTACAGTTGTTGCCACCGGCAGCGTGGTCACCCATGACCTGCCAGCCGGCGTCATTGCTGCCGGTATGCCTGCCAGAGTCATTAAAGCCATTAGCTGCCCGGAACAGGCAGTTGCCGAAAAGGAAGCGTTACTCAGTAAAGAGAGCCGGGAAGAAAACCGTGCCCATTTGCTGACAGAGGAGGACGTCGCATGA